In Gordonia phthalatica, one genomic interval encodes:
- a CDS encoding NAD-dependent succinate-semialdehyde dehydrogenase: MSTSTPSVSPLPDAAAALLESVPTGLWIDGQSCPASDGATFDVLNPATGDVLATVANASVDDAARALDSAEAVADEWAATPPRTRGEILRSAFEAITAKRDDYALLMTLEMGKTLAESQGEVTYGAEFLRWFSEEAVRINGRVTTAPSGNGQIIVTKEPVGICLAVTPWNFPLAMGTRKIGPALAAGCTMVVKPSEDTPLTTMLLIKDLTDAGVPAGVLSVLPTLRAPEVVAAVMADRRLRKVSFTGSTQVGRILLGQASDNILKSSMELGGNAPFIVFDDADLDAAVDGAMAAKMRNGGEACTSANRILVQNSVREEFTKRLTERMAATTVGPGWETTTDLGPIINDRQRSRLAALVDNAVAKGASVHTGGRSLPGDGFYYAATVIDDIPAGSDILTEEIFGPIAAIQGFDTEDEAITIANDTDYGLASYFYSTTLDRVQRVSRRLEAGLVGVNRGVISDPAAPFGGVKASGLGSEGGSEGIQEYLNTKYVALPPSL, encoded by the coding sequence ATGAGCACCTCCACCCCTTCCGTTTCCCCACTCCCCGACGCCGCAGCAGCTCTCCTGGAGAGTGTTCCGACGGGACTGTGGATCGACGGGCAGTCGTGCCCGGCGTCCGACGGCGCCACGTTCGACGTCCTCAATCCGGCGACCGGCGACGTGCTCGCAACCGTCGCGAACGCTTCGGTCGACGACGCCGCCCGCGCGCTGGACTCCGCGGAGGCGGTCGCCGACGAGTGGGCCGCCACGCCGCCGCGCACCCGCGGTGAGATCCTGCGGAGCGCGTTCGAGGCCATCACCGCCAAGCGAGACGACTACGCCCTGCTGATGACGTTGGAGATGGGCAAGACCCTCGCGGAGAGCCAGGGCGAGGTGACCTACGGCGCCGAGTTCCTGCGCTGGTTCTCCGAGGAGGCCGTCCGGATCAACGGTCGCGTCACCACCGCGCCCTCGGGCAACGGCCAGATCATTGTCACGAAGGAACCGGTCGGCATCTGCCTCGCCGTGACGCCGTGGAACTTCCCGCTCGCGATGGGCACCAGGAAGATCGGACCCGCTCTGGCCGCCGGCTGCACGATGGTCGTCAAGCCGTCGGAGGACACGCCCCTCACCACCATGCTGTTGATCAAGGATCTGACCGACGCGGGCGTCCCCGCCGGGGTCCTCTCCGTGCTCCCGACACTCCGCGCGCCGGAGGTCGTGGCCGCCGTGATGGCGGACCGGCGTCTGCGCAAGGTCTCGTTCACCGGATCCACACAGGTCGGCCGCATCCTCCTCGGTCAGGCGTCCGACAACATCCTGAAGTCATCGATGGAATTGGGAGGCAACGCCCCGTTCATCGTGTTCGACGATGCCGACCTGGATGCGGCAGTCGACGGTGCGATGGCCGCCAAGATGCGCAATGGTGGCGAGGCATGCACGTCCGCGAACCGCATCCTGGTCCAGAACTCGGTCCGCGAGGAGTTCACCAAGCGCCTGACCGAGCGCATGGCCGCCACCACCGTGGGGCCGGGATGGGAGACGACCACCGACCTGGGGCCCATCATCAACGACCGTCAACGATCACGACTGGCCGCACTCGTCGACAATGCGGTCGCCAAGGGTGCCAGCGTCCACACCGGGGGACGATCGCTCCCCGGTGACGGCTTCTACTACGCCGCGACGGTGATCGACGACATCCCCGCCGGCTCCGACATCCTCACCGAGGAGATCTTCGGCCCCATCGCCGCCATTCAGGGCTTCGACACCGAAGACGAAGCCATCACGATCGCCAACGACACCGACTACGGGTTGGCGTCGTACTTCTACTCGACGACGCTCGACCGTGTGCAGCGCGTCTCCCGTCGACTCGAGGCCGGCCTCGTGGGAGTGAACCGCGGAGTCATCTCCGACCCCGCGGCGCCCTTCGGAGGCGTGAAGGCCTCCGGTCTCGGATCGGAGGGCGGCTCGGAAGGCATCCAGGAGTACCTGAACACCAAGTACGTAGCCCTGCCGCCGAGTCTCTGA
- the nucS gene encoding endonuclease NucS, with amino-acid sequence MRLVIADCQVDYVGRLTAHLPMAKRLILIKSDGSVSIHADDRAYKPLNWMSPPCWLVEEPPADGVDDIEAVWVVENKAGEQLRISIAGFHHDSSHELGLDPGLVKDGVEAHLQELLAEHIETLGAGYTLIRREYMTAIGPVDILCRDADGQTVAVEIKRRGEIDGVEQLTRYLDLLNRDSTIAPVAGVFAAQAIKPQAKTLANDRGIRCVVLDYDKLRGTEDTEFKLF; translated from the coding sequence GTGCGTCTCGTGATTGCCGATTGCCAGGTCGACTACGTTGGTCGACTCACCGCCCATCTCCCGATGGCCAAGCGCTTGATCCTCATCAAGTCAGACGGCTCGGTGAGCATTCACGCCGACGACCGTGCGTACAAGCCGCTGAACTGGATGAGTCCGCCGTGCTGGCTGGTGGAGGAGCCGCCGGCCGATGGGGTCGACGACATCGAAGCCGTGTGGGTCGTGGAGAACAAGGCCGGGGAGCAGCTCCGCATCAGCATCGCCGGATTCCACCACGACAGCAGTCACGAGTTGGGCCTCGATCCCGGGCTCGTCAAGGACGGCGTCGAAGCACACCTGCAGGAACTGCTCGCCGAGCACATCGAGACCCTGGGTGCCGGCTACACCCTGATTCGGCGCGAGTACATGACCGCAATCGGCCCCGTCGACATCCTGTGCCGCGACGCCGACGGGCAGACGGTCGCCGTCGAGATCAAGCGACGCGGCGAGATCGACGGCGTCGAGCAGCTGACCCGTTACCTGGACCTGCTGAACCGTGACTCCACGATCGCCCCCGTCGCGGGAGTCTTTGCCGCCCAGGCGATCAAGCCGCAGGCGAAGACCCTCGCGAACGATCGCGGAATCCGGTGCGTCGTCCTCGATTACGACAAGTTGCGCGGCACCGAGGACACCGAGTTCAAACTGTTCTGA
- the mce gene encoding methylmalonyl-CoA epimerase yields MTNSSSNDVTKTTETGALAAISDLVTAIDHVGLAVPDLDASAQWWLDNFGFVNQHEEVNEEQGVREAMIGPEGGDTLIQLLMPLNEASTIAKFIGRSGPGMQQMAVRVTDVDEVARRLTANGVRLLYPQAKRGTADSRINFVHPKDSGGVLLELVEPAAAH; encoded by the coding sequence ATGACCAACTCCTCATCAAATGACGTGACAAAGACCACCGAAACCGGCGCTCTGGCCGCCATCAGCGACCTCGTGACCGCGATCGATCACGTCGGACTCGCCGTGCCGGACCTCGACGCCTCGGCGCAGTGGTGGCTCGACAACTTCGGTTTCGTCAATCAGCACGAGGAGGTGAACGAGGAGCAGGGCGTCCGCGAGGCGATGATCGGACCCGAGGGCGGCGACACGCTGATCCAGCTGCTGATGCCCCTGAACGAGGCGTCGACGATCGCCAAGTTCATCGGTCGCAGCGGCCCGGGGATGCAGCAGATGGCGGTCCGCGTCACCGACGTCGACGAGGTGGCGCGACGCCTGACCGCGAACGGCGTGCGACTGCTGTATCCGCAGGCCAAGCGCGGTACGGCCGACTCGCGCATCAATTTCGTGCACCCGAAGGACAGCGGCGGCGTGCTGCTCGAACTCGTCGAGCCCGCCGCAGCCCACTAG
- a CDS encoding acetyl-CoA C-acetyltransferase yields the protein MSDNTTVIVSGARTAQGRLMGSLKSFSAVDLGAVAIKGALAKGKVDPALVDYVIMGQVLTAGAGQMPARQTAVKAGIGWDVPALSINKMCLSGIDSIALADQLIRAGEFEVVVAGGQESMTQAPHVLPGSRGGFKYGNTELVDHMAYDGLHDVFTDQPMGALTEKGNDTDGFTREEQDAFAARSHRLAAAAIANGVFDDEIVPVEIPQRKGEPIQFAVDEGVRADTTVESLAGLRPAFRKDGTITAGSSSQISDGACAVIVMSKAKAEELGLEWIAEIGAHGVVAGPDSSLQEQPANAIAKACAREGIDPKDLDLYEINEAFAAVGLASTRKLGIDPEKVNVNGGGIALGHPIGTSGARITLHLILELARRGGGVGVAALCGAGGQGDALIVRVPKKA from the coding sequence ATGTCCGACAACACCACCGTGATCGTGTCCGGTGCCCGCACCGCACAGGGCCGCCTGATGGGCTCGCTCAAGAGCTTCTCCGCCGTGGATCTCGGCGCGGTCGCCATCAAGGGCGCACTCGCCAAGGGCAAGGTGGACCCGGCCCTCGTCGACTACGTCATCATGGGCCAGGTGCTCACCGCTGGCGCCGGTCAGATGCCTGCCCGCCAGACCGCCGTCAAGGCCGGTATCGGCTGGGACGTCCCCGCGCTGTCGATCAACAAGATGTGCCTGTCGGGCATCGATTCGATCGCCCTCGCCGATCAGCTGATCCGCGCCGGTGAGTTCGAGGTCGTCGTCGCCGGCGGCCAGGAGTCCATGACCCAGGCCCCGCACGTCCTGCCCGGCAGCCGCGGCGGCTTCAAGTACGGCAACACCGAACTCGTCGACCACATGGCCTACGACGGCCTGCACGACGTCTTCACCGACCAGCCCATGGGTGCGCTGACCGAGAAGGGCAACGACACCGACGGCTTCACCCGCGAGGAGCAGGACGCGTTCGCGGCCCGCAGCCACCGTCTCGCCGCCGCCGCGATCGCCAACGGCGTCTTCGACGACGAGATCGTGCCGGTCGAGATCCCGCAGCGGAAGGGCGAGCCCATCCAGTTCGCCGTCGACGAGGGCGTCCGTGCGGACACCACCGTCGAGTCGCTGGCCGGTCTGCGCCCCGCCTTCCGCAAGGACGGCACCATCACGGCGGGCAGCTCGTCGCAGATCTCCGACGGCGCCTGCGCCGTCATCGTCATGAGCAAGGCCAAGGCCGAGGAGCTGGGGCTCGAGTGGATCGCCGAGATCGGCGCCCACGGCGTCGTCGCCGGCCCCGACTCGTCACTCCAGGAGCAGCCGGCCAACGCCATCGCCAAGGCCTGCGCTCGTGAGGGCATCGACCCGAAGGATCTCGACCTGTACGAGATCAACGAGGCCTTCGCGGCCGTCGGCCTCGCGTCGACCCGCAAGCTCGGCATCGACCCGGAGAAGGTCAACGTGAACGGCGGCGGCATCGCCCTCGGTCACCCGATCGGCACCTCCGGCGCCCGCATCACCCTCCACCTCATCCTCGAACTCGCT